A region from the Aegilops tauschii subsp. strangulata cultivar AL8/78 chromosome 5, Aet v6.0, whole genome shotgun sequence genome encodes:
- the LOC120965045 gene encoding uncharacterized protein isoform X3, with translation MGGHRIYRLVEECFKKTYFRTTRRASWLFPSSISMPNGSIKEKTTADMVDGAINMPAKTMEGKKNESKSKTNKGIKVKKGVRTCKKRDGKKPQKKRPVVDMGEAFYYYDGFGPSRSSKSHCRSSGFNSVLEEPPLPIEQQKDEACTQTQSDFSASQANVTDHQALPTSTQVEKPRLNGSNANIVSCDEESSNDDALGCNGKQLHNIMMMKSPFKKRWRKPVKARSLKSLI, from the exons ATGGGTGGTCACCGAATTTATCGCCTG GTGGAGGAATGCTTCAAGAAGACTTACTTCAGAACTACACGACGAGCTAGTTGGCTCTTCCCATCCAGTATCAGCATGCCCAATGGCTCCATCAAGGAGAAGACGACTGCAGATATGGTCGATGGGGCCATCAACATGCCTGCGAAAACGATGGAGGGGAAGAAGAATGAGAGCAAGTCAAAGACGAATAAGGGGATCAAAGTGAAGAAGGGAGTGCGGACATGCAAGAAGAGGGATGGCAAGAAGCCACAAAAGAAGAGGCCCGTCGTTGACATGGGTGAGGCGTTCTACTACTACGACGGGTTTGGCCCCTCACGCAGCTCCAAGAGTCATTGCAGATCAAGCGGTTTTAATAGTGTGCTGGAAGAACCTCCACTACCCATTGAACAACAGAAAGATGAGGCATGCACCCAAACACAATCTGATTTTAGTGCAAGCCAAGCTAATGTCACTGACCATCAGGCTTTGCCGACATCAACACAGGTCGAGAAGCCTAGGCTCAATGGGAGCAATGCCAACATTGTTAGCTGCGATGAGGAAAGCAGCAACGACGACGCACTTGGTTGCAATGGCAAACAACTGCACAACATTATGATGATGAAGAGCCCGTTCAAGAAGAGGTGGAGGAAGCCTGTTAAAGCCCGATCGCTCAAGTCGCTGATTTAA
- the LOC120965045 gene encoding uncharacterized protein isoform X1: protein MRIRRSASRLLGGADAAFAPAPAPSDPPRFELFPPPPSPPATDQALESSAGLVAPEASSCGQPCCELSRSPWELMAELDLSDPVVEECFKKTYFRTTRRASWLFPSSISMPNGSIKEKTTADMVDGAINMPAKTMEGKKNESKSKTNKGIKVKKGVRTCKKRDGKKPQKKRPVVDMGEAFYYYDGFGPSRSSKSHCRSSGFNSVLEEPPLPIEQQKDEACTQTQSDFSASQANVTDHQALPTSTQVEKPRLNGSNANIVSCDEESSNDDALGCNGKQLHNIMMMKSPFKKRWRKPVKARSLKSLI, encoded by the exons ATGCGGATCCGCAGGTCCGCCTCCCGCCTGCTGGGCGGCGCAGACGCTGCCTTcgcccccgccccggccccctcTGACCCGCCTCGATTCGAGCTgttcccgccgccgccgtcgccgccggcgaCGGACCAAGCCCTCGAATCCAGCGCCGGTTTGGTGGCGCCCGAGGCCTCCTCCTGCGGGCAGCCTTGCTGCGAGCTCAGTAGGTCGCCGTGGGAACTCATGGCCGAGCTCGACCTCTCGGATCCCGTG GTGGAGGAATGCTTCAAGAAGACTTACTTCAGAACTACACGACGAGCTAGTTGGCTCTTCCCATCCAGTATCAGCATGCCCAATGGCTCCATCAAGGAGAAGACGACTGCAGATATGGTCGATGGGGCCATCAACATGCCTGCGAAAACGATGGAGGGGAAGAAGAATGAGAGCAAGTCAAAGACGAATAAGGGGATCAAAGTGAAGAAGGGAGTGCGGACATGCAAGAAGAGGGATGGCAAGAAGCCACAAAAGAAGAGGCCCGTCGTTGACATGGGTGAGGCGTTCTACTACTACGACGGGTTTGGCCCCTCACGCAGCTCCAAGAGTCATTGCAGATCAAGCGGTTTTAATAGTGTGCTGGAAGAACCTCCACTACCCATTGAACAACAGAAAGATGAGGCATGCACCCAAACACAATCTGATTTTAGTGCAAGCCAAGCTAATGTCACTGACCATCAGGCTTTGCCGACATCAACACAGGTCGAGAAGCCTAGGCTCAATGGGAGCAATGCCAACATTGTTAGCTGCGATGAGGAAAGCAGCAACGACGACGCACTTGGTTGCAATGGCAAACAACTGCACAACATTATGATGATGAAGAGCCCGTTCAAGAAGAGGTGGAGGAAGCCTGTTAAAGCCCGATCGCTCAAGTCGCTGATTTAA
- the LOC120964180 gene encoding uncharacterized protein — protein sequence MRIRRAASLLLGVTPSASSSSQPPRPNLPPLPSADAGGPPPCVTNMAVADLMDQLGIQDPEDDKHFKETYFGDGLPSLPRHHPWGSRCPFPATTCADSTEENEEMAVDMLDYIILEPGIVEKNSEKNKSTTTKGEEEKNKTKLKTKGKGKEKVEADESDDAGGGWPCKKNESERWFCGRPASQPNSYCSHHSDQKPRTISKPPQRKRVIANQGLDLGFCYYGGFGLSRSTKRHHGPSSVQEPVEHKEHTPLDHIDLNAGLAGADDIDHQVA from the exons CGGATCCGCAGGGCCGCCTCCCTCCTGCTCGGCGTCACcccctccgcctcctcctcctcccagccGCCCCGACCCAATCTGCCCCCGCTCCCATCAGCCGACGCCGGCGGCCCGCCGCCCTGCGTGACGAACATGGCGGTAGCGGACCTGATGGACCAACTCGGCATCCAAGATCCCGAG GATGACAAGCACTTCAAGGAGACTTACTTCGGGGATGGCCTTCCTAGCCTTCCCAGACACCACCCCTGGGGATCTAGGTGCCCTTTCCCAGCCACCACCTGTGCCGACTCCACTGAGGAAAATGAGGAGATGGCCGTTGACATGCTCGATTACATCATCTTGGAACCAGGTATCGTGGAGAAGAACTCTGAGAAAAACAAGAGCACCACAACGAAGGGCGAGGAAGAGAAAAACAAGACCAAGTTGAAGACAAAGGGGAAGGGGAAGGAGAAGGTGGAGGCAGATGAGAGTGATGATGCCGGAGGAGGGTGGCCGTGCAAGAAGAACGAGAGCGAAAGGTGGTTCTGCGGGCGGCCTGCGAGCCAGCCCAACTCGTACTGCTCGCACCACTCTGATCAAAAGCCTCGTACCATCTCGAAGCCACCTCAGAGGAAGAGGGTCATCGCCAACCAGGGCTTGGACCTAGGGTTCTGCTACTACGGCGGGTTCGGCCTATCACGCAGCACCAAGAGGCACCACGGACCAAGCAGTGTGCAAGAACCTGTTGAACATAAAGAGCATACACCACTAGATCACATTGATTTAAATGCAGGTCTAGCAGGAGCTGATGACATAGATCATCAAGTCGCGTAG
- the LOC120965045 gene encoding uncharacterized protein isoform X2 produces the protein MRIRRSASRLLGGADAAFAPAPAPSDPPRFELFPPPPSPPATDQALESSAGLVAPEASSCGQPCCELSRSPWELMAELDLSDPVVEECFKKTYFRTTRRASWLFPSSISMPNGSIKEKTTADMVDGAINMPAKTMEGKKNESKSKTNKGIKVKKGVRTCKKRDGKKPQKKRPVVDMGEAFYYYDGFGPSRSSKSHCRSSGFNSVLEEPPLPIEQQKDEVEKPRLNGSNANIVSCDEESSNDDALGCNGKQLHNIMMMKSPFKKRWRKPVKARSLKSLI, from the exons ATGCGGATCCGCAGGTCCGCCTCCCGCCTGCTGGGCGGCGCAGACGCTGCCTTcgcccccgccccggccccctcTGACCCGCCTCGATTCGAGCTgttcccgccgccgccgtcgccgccggcgaCGGACCAAGCCCTCGAATCCAGCGCCGGTTTGGTGGCGCCCGAGGCCTCCTCCTGCGGGCAGCCTTGCTGCGAGCTCAGTAGGTCGCCGTGGGAACTCATGGCCGAGCTCGACCTCTCGGATCCCGTG GTGGAGGAATGCTTCAAGAAGACTTACTTCAGAACTACACGACGAGCTAGTTGGCTCTTCCCATCCAGTATCAGCATGCCCAATGGCTCCATCAAGGAGAAGACGACTGCAGATATGGTCGATGGGGCCATCAACATGCCTGCGAAAACGATGGAGGGGAAGAAGAATGAGAGCAAGTCAAAGACGAATAAGGGGATCAAAGTGAAGAAGGGAGTGCGGACATGCAAGAAGAGGGATGGCAAGAAGCCACAAAAGAAGAGGCCCGTCGTTGACATGGGTGAGGCGTTCTACTACTACGACGGGTTTGGCCCCTCACGCAGCTCCAAGAGTCATTGCAGATCAAGCGGTTTTAATAGTGTGCTGGAAGAACCTCCACTACCCATTGAACAACAGAAAGATGAG GTCGAGAAGCCTAGGCTCAATGGGAGCAATGCCAACATTGTTAGCTGCGATGAGGAAAGCAGCAACGACGACGCACTTGGTTGCAATGGCAAACAACTGCACAACATTATGATGATGAAGAGCCCGTTCAAGAAGAGGTGGAGGAAGCCTGTTAAAGCCCGATCGCTCAAGTCGCTGATTTAA